In Porites lutea chromosome 7, jaPorLute2.1, whole genome shotgun sequence, a single window of DNA contains:
- the LOC140943796 gene encoding zinc transporter ZIP9-like isoform X1: protein MDDISRLFGLSFCMLVGCYVAGAIPLAFTMSEKRLRMISILGAGLLVGTALAVIIPEGVHALYESQEHGHASHTYSEDKAAEAFHSLEDTSKVHSHVDLLKHQISQVEPDVFIGLSLVCGFVFMLLIDHISGGHSHAPSGSQGGDLESNGRPRHSKITATVGLVVHAAADGVALGAAVSTSKTEVEVIVFVAIMLHKAPAAFGLSTFLLHEGLVRNRIRKHLLVFAAAAPIMALLTYFGLSQSSKEVFSSVNGTGIAMLFSAGTFLYVATVHVLPELLSMSSQCDNGTDQGGRSGGMQRTDLFLMVFGIVSPLLLSQTHSHGH from the exons ATGGATGATATATCTAGGTTATTTGGGCTAAGCTTTTGTATGCTTGTCGGGTGCTATGTCGCCGGTGCTATTCCACTCGCCTTCACGATGTCTGAG AAACGATTGCGGATGATAAGCATACTTGGTGCTGGTCTTTTGGTAGGCACCGCACTTGCGGTCATTATTCCTGAGGGTGTTCATGCTTTATATGAATCACAGGAACATG GACACGCTTCCCACACCTACTCAGAAGACAAAGCTGCAGAAGCCTTTCATTCTCTGGAAGATACAAGCAAAGTTCATTCACATGTAGATCTTTTGAAGCATCAAATCTCCCAGGTTGAACCTGATGTATTTATAGGGCTTTCCTTGGTCTGTGGCTTTGTATTTATGTTGCTAATCGATCACATCAGTGGCGGTCATTCACATGCGCCCTCTGGATCACAAg GTGGAGATCTAGAAAGCAATGGTAGACCGAGACATAGCAAAATCACTGCCACGGTTGGCTTGGTTGTCCATGCTGCTG CGGATGGTGTGGCATTAGGGGCCGCTGTGTCTACATCCAAAACAGAAGTGGAAGTGATTGTATTTGTAGCAATCATGTTACATAAG GCACCAGCTGCATTTGGTCTTTCAACGTTTCTTCTTCATGAA GGATTGGTGAGGAATAGAATACGAAAACATCTTTTAGTGTTTGCAGCAGCAGCTCCAATAATGGCCCTACTGACATATTTTGGTCTAAGTCAG AGCAGTAAAGAAGTCTTTTCAAGTGTAAACGGCACTGGCATTGCTATGTTGTTTTCAGCAGGGACATTCCTCTACGTTGCTACAGTTCACGTGCTACCTGAACTTCTAAGCATGAGTTCACAGTGTGACAATGGAACAGATCAAGGGGGCCGCTCTGGGGGAATGCAACGGACTGATTTATTCCTAATGGTGTTTGGAATAGTCTCACCTCTTCTTCTTTCCCAAACACACAGCCATGGCCATTGA
- the LOC140943796 gene encoding zinc transporter ZIP9-like isoform X2: MISILGAGLLVGTALAVIIPEGVHALYESQEHGHASHTYSEDKAAEAFHSLEDTSKVHSHVDLLKHQISQVEPDVFIGLSLVCGFVFMLLIDHISGGHSHAPSGSQGGDLESNGRPRHSKITATVGLVVHAAADGVALGAAVSTSKTEVEVIVFVAIMLHKAPAAFGLSTFLLHEGLVRNRIRKHLLVFAAAAPIMALLTYFGLSQSSKEVFSSVNGTGIAMLFSAGTFLYVATVHVLPELLSMSSQCDNGTDQGGRSGGMQRTDLFLMVFGIVSPLLLSQTHSHGH, translated from the exons ATGATAAGCATACTTGGTGCTGGTCTTTTGGTAGGCACCGCACTTGCGGTCATTATTCCTGAGGGTGTTCATGCTTTATATGAATCACAGGAACATG GACACGCTTCCCACACCTACTCAGAAGACAAAGCTGCAGAAGCCTTTCATTCTCTGGAAGATACAAGCAAAGTTCATTCACATGTAGATCTTTTGAAGCATCAAATCTCCCAGGTTGAACCTGATGTATTTATAGGGCTTTCCTTGGTCTGTGGCTTTGTATTTATGTTGCTAATCGATCACATCAGTGGCGGTCATTCACATGCGCCCTCTGGATCACAAg GTGGAGATCTAGAAAGCAATGGTAGACCGAGACATAGCAAAATCACTGCCACGGTTGGCTTGGTTGTCCATGCTGCTG CGGATGGTGTGGCATTAGGGGCCGCTGTGTCTACATCCAAAACAGAAGTGGAAGTGATTGTATTTGTAGCAATCATGTTACATAAG GCACCAGCTGCATTTGGTCTTTCAACGTTTCTTCTTCATGAA GGATTGGTGAGGAATAGAATACGAAAACATCTTTTAGTGTTTGCAGCAGCAGCTCCAATAATGGCCCTACTGACATATTTTGGTCTAAGTCAG AGCAGTAAAGAAGTCTTTTCAAGTGTAAACGGCACTGGCATTGCTATGTTGTTTTCAGCAGGGACATTCCTCTACGTTGCTACAGTTCACGTGCTACCTGAACTTCTAAGCATGAGTTCACAGTGTGACAATGGAACAGATCAAGGGGGCCGCTCTGGGGGAATGCAACGGACTGATTTATTCCTAATGGTGTTTGGAATAGTCTCACCTCTTCTTCTTTCCCAAACACACAGCCATGGCCATTGA